The Echinicola rosea genome has a segment encoding these proteins:
- a CDS encoding RagB/SusD family nutrient uptake outer membrane protein has protein sequence MQKKILYTVLLLVCGTGLISSCNDDYLDSSQYFKDRLTEEKVFQSKVYSEEWLANVFEELGGINADVASKGITPHNFADGMYYGDRDSDYDPSKDELSYNMFKMGEYTENDKQGTWTRCYRGIRNASTFIHNIYMNTEMSAKEKEDYRGQARFARAYLYWLLLRKYGPIPLLPDEGLDYTKSYDELAIPRSTYEECAEFISNEMLLAAQEMATLGMVRGQESSARPAPGAALAARAKVLIYAASPLANGNTSSYAARLVDDEGNRLLSSDYQEEKWAKAAAAARDVIELGVYELYTVPLQETGDNATVIPPDDHNFSDKTWPDGWANIDPAKSYAQVFDGTLPPSGNPELIFTRGNNQGGESIRAMVAHQLPRSATGWNTHGLTQKVVDAYYMNDGTDVPGKDMEIGRGDGSERVSGYVSQEDYEAGKYRPLMPGVSLQYANREPRFYASVAFNGSFWSLLNESQERNRNQQVFYYRDNPRGNGFNSSNAYWLRTGFGIKKYVHPNDTYEGGDIENIVYKPEPAIRYADILLMYAEALNELDGSHTIPSWDGGNYTISRNINEIQRGVHPVRIRAGVPDYPDAVYSNKEELRKRLKRERFIELLAEGQRYYDLRRWMDAPEEESLPMYGCNVLMNEEERDLFHQPVAVWALETTFADKMWFWPISHTELKRNNRLTQNPGWTYND, from the coding sequence ATGCAAAAGAAAATATTATATACTGTTCTATTGCTTGTGTGCGGCACAGGCCTGATTTCTTCTTGTAACGACGATTACTTGGATTCCAGCCAATACTTCAAGGATCGCCTCACAGAAGAAAAGGTATTTCAGAGCAAGGTCTATTCAGAAGAATGGTTGGCCAATGTGTTTGAGGAACTGGGTGGAATCAATGCGGATGTGGCCAGTAAGGGAATTACGCCCCATAATTTTGCCGACGGGATGTACTATGGGGACAGGGACAGTGATTATGACCCATCCAAAGATGAACTATCCTACAACATGTTCAAGATGGGAGAATATACCGAAAATGACAAGCAGGGCACTTGGACGAGGTGTTATCGCGGTATCCGGAATGCATCGACTTTCATTCATAATATTTACATGAATACCGAGATGTCGGCCAAAGAGAAAGAAGACTACAGAGGGCAAGCGCGGTTTGCAAGGGCATACCTGTATTGGTTATTGCTGCGCAAATATGGTCCCATTCCCTTATTGCCAGATGAGGGGTTGGATTATACCAAAAGCTACGATGAACTGGCCATTCCGCGAAGTACTTATGAGGAGTGCGCTGAGTTTATTAGCAATGAAATGCTGCTCGCAGCCCAAGAGATGGCCACCCTTGGAATGGTAAGGGGGCAAGAGAGTTCTGCTCGTCCTGCACCCGGTGCGGCACTGGCGGCACGTGCCAAAGTGCTAATCTATGCTGCCAGTCCATTAGCCAATGGAAATACGTCAAGCTATGCAGCACGATTGGTAGATGACGAAGGAAACCGACTCCTTTCTTCGGACTATCAAGAAGAAAAATGGGCAAAGGCTGCTGCTGCTGCCAGGGACGTGATCGAACTTGGGGTCTACGAATTGTACACGGTGCCTCTTCAGGAAACAGGGGACAATGCGACAGTAATACCCCCGGATGATCACAATTTTTCTGATAAAACATGGCCAGATGGCTGGGCGAATATCGATCCGGCCAAATCATACGCTCAGGTGTTTGACGGTACCTTGCCACCTTCAGGAAATCCAGAATTGATTTTTACCCGCGGCAACAACCAGGGTGGAGAAAGTATCAGGGCGATGGTTGCCCATCAATTGCCCCGATCTGCCACTGGTTGGAACACCCATGGGCTTACCCAAAAAGTGGTGGATGCCTACTATATGAACGATGGCACGGATGTACCAGGCAAGGATATGGAAATCGGCCGTGGGGACGGTTCCGAGCGTGTAAGTGGCTACGTAAGCCAAGAGGACTATGAAGCGGGAAAGTATCGACCGCTCATGCCAGGTGTGTCCCTGCAATATGCCAATCGTGAACCACGGTTTTATGCTTCGGTGGCTTTCAATGGCAGTTTCTGGTCATTGCTAAATGAATCACAAGAAAGAAACCGTAACCAACAGGTCTTTTACTACAGGGACAATCCAAGAGGGAATGGTTTTAATTCATCCAATGCATACTGGCTACGAACAGGTTTTGGCATAAAGAAATATGTCCATCCCAATGACACTTATGAAGGAGGCGATATCGAAAATATCGTGTACAAACCTGAACCTGCCATTCGGTATGCCGATATTCTGCTTATGTATGCTGAAGCGCTGAACGAACTTGACGGTTCGCATACCATTCCATCTTGGGATGGAGGTAATTATACCATTTCGCGAAATATCAATGAGATTCAAAGAGGCGTTCATCCTGTGCGCATCCGAGCGGGTGTACCAGACTATCCCGACGCCGTGTACAGTAACAAGGAGGAATTGAGGAAAAGGCTGAAGCGGGAGCGTTTCATTGAGCTTTTGGCAGAAGGACAACGGTACTATGACCTCCGTCGATGGATGGATGCTCCTGAGGAGGAGTCCTTACCGATGTATGGTTGTAATGTCCTGATGAATGAAGAGGAGCGAGATCTCTTCCACCAGCCGGTAGCCGTATGGGCGCTAGAGACCACCTTTGCAGATAAAATGTGGTTTTGGCCGATTAGCCATACCGAACTCAAAAGGAACAACCGCCTTACACAAAATCCAGGATGGACTTATAACGACTAA
- a CDS encoding DUF4973 domain-containing protein, producing the protein MNKSYIPFLLLSLLIICSSCNDEWTEEQFENFVSFKAPVTSEGVCDIYIRYREDEETVFQQPLIVSGSRTNALDRTVHVAVDSDTLEVLNYEHFQNRQDFYYRELDSKYYEIPSTVDIKAGENTSLMTIDFRLKDIDMVDKWVLPLTIKDDPSYNYVANPRKHYRKALLRIHPFNDYSGTYSGTALKTTMEGYEDETPIVKEEIRAYVVDENTVFFYAGNIDEDRQDRRKYKVYADFDQNGAVTFYSDNPDMKFQVNKDASYTINEQMDEIRPYLLHRYLTINNIDYQFSDYTMVPNVDINYKVSGSLILERQLNTQIPDEDQAIEW; encoded by the coding sequence ATGAATAAATCATATATACCGTTTCTTCTGTTATCGTTGCTTATCATTTGCAGCTCGTGTAACGATGAGTGGACGGAAGAACAATTCGAGAATTTCGTTTCATTTAAAGCACCCGTGACGAGCGAAGGGGTTTGCGATATCTATATTCGATATAGGGAGGATGAAGAAACGGTCTTCCAGCAACCCTTGATTGTCAGTGGCTCCCGAACCAACGCACTAGATAGAACTGTGCATGTCGCGGTAGATTCCGATACCCTAGAGGTGCTGAATTATGAGCACTTTCAAAACCGGCAGGATTTTTATTACCGGGAATTGGACAGTAAGTATTACGAAATTCCTTCTACAGTGGACATCAAGGCTGGGGAAAATACCTCATTAATGACCATTGATTTTAGGTTAAAGGACATCGATATGGTGGATAAGTGGGTGCTCCCACTGACGATCAAAGATGATCCATCTTACAATTATGTCGCCAACCCCAGAAAGCACTACCGTAAAGCGCTCCTGCGAATCCATCCGTTTAATGACTATTCCGGTACTTACAGCGGAACTGCCTTGAAAACCACCATGGAGGGTTATGAAGACGAAACCCCAATTGTGAAAGAGGAAATTCGTGCTTATGTGGTGGATGAAAATACGGTGTTTTTCTATGCTGGGAACATTGATGAGGACCGTCAGGACCGTAGGAAATACAAGGTTTATGCAGATTTTGACCAGAATGGTGCAGTCACCTTTTATTCGGACAATCCCGATATGAAATTTCAAGTAAACAAGGATGCCAGCTACACCATCAATGAACAAATGGATGAAATACGTCCGTACCTCCTGCACCGATACCTCACCATTAACAACATCGATTATCAATTTTCGGATTATACCATGGTACCCAATGTGGATATCAACTACAAGGTGTCAGGTTCGCTGATTCTAGAACGCCAATTGAATACCCAGATTCCTGATGAAGATCAGGCAATAGAATGGTGA
- a CDS encoding IPT/TIG domain-containing protein, whose product MRLNIIINNKGLHILYGLLAMACVLFYGCQIDNQEEMEYSPFDPSQPVVVSGFTPSSGGAGQRLVIYGQNFGIDPDIVSVSIGGKEAKVINVNGESLYCLVPKQAFDGDIQVRVGTDEMQVVSDADKYFDYQRKMVVSTLVGYKNDRGDEPWKDGKFKADNPNDMASGFWEPSFMKFDPLNPKHLWVTFDFNNGLYLIDLEDSTVTKKRSDFDRPRSIDFTNDGQYMIIAEDRGGENDRATYRLSRDKDWQDREILTRYRQCNGASVHPVNGELYFNSYEKGQFFRFDLNKYFSDGLGNKDYETLFVVHDPQWEYKVFIHPSGNYAYILVINQHYILRVDYNWDKEQFNQPYLVCGQLRSPGYQDGVGSDVRMRNPYQGVFVKNEEYAAEGKPDEYDFYFTDQYNHAIRKLTPQGSVTTFAGRGSSSINPDPYGYVDGDLREEARFDRPSGIAYSDGAFYIGDQMNHRIRKIALEEMDSDGEEEEMDE is encoded by the coding sequence ATGCGTTTAAATATAATAATCAATAACAAGGGGCTGCATATACTTTATGGGCTATTGGCTATGGCATGTGTGCTCTTTTACGGTTGTCAGATCGACAACCAAGAGGAAATGGAATATTCACCCTTTGATCCATCCCAGCCAGTTGTGGTATCCGGTTTTACACCGAGCTCCGGGGGCGCGGGCCAGCGTCTTGTGATTTACGGCCAGAACTTCGGCATTGACCCTGATATTGTTTCCGTATCGATCGGGGGAAAAGAGGCAAAGGTAATCAATGTAAACGGCGAGTCACTTTATTGTCTGGTGCCCAAGCAGGCATTTGATGGGGATATTCAAGTGCGCGTGGGGACGGACGAAATGCAGGTCGTTTCTGATGCTGACAAGTATTTCGACTATCAGCGTAAGATGGTCGTGTCCACGCTGGTCGGATACAAAAATGACCGAGGTGATGAGCCATGGAAGGATGGGAAGTTTAAAGCAGATAACCCAAATGATATGGCGAGTGGTTTTTGGGAACCTTCCTTCATGAAATTTGACCCATTAAATCCCAAGCACCTTTGGGTGACATTTGATTTTAACAATGGGCTTTACCTGATCGATTTGGAGGACAGCACAGTGACCAAGAAGCGTTCGGATTTTGATCGGCCCAGGAGTATTGATTTTACCAATGATGGCCAATACATGATCATCGCCGAGGACCGAGGTGGAGAAAATGACCGTGCTACGTACCGGCTGTCACGCGATAAGGATTGGCAAGACCGGGAGATCCTGACCCGTTACAGGCAGTGTAACGGCGCATCAGTCCATCCGGTAAATGGTGAGCTGTACTTCAATAGCTATGAAAAAGGACAGTTTTTTCGCTTTGATTTGAATAAATACTTCAGCGATGGCCTAGGAAACAAAGATTATGAAACCTTGTTCGTCGTGCATGATCCACAGTGGGAATATAAGGTCTTTATCCATCCATCTGGGAATTATGCTTATATTCTGGTGATTAACCAGCATTATATCCTACGGGTGGATTATAATTGGGACAAGGAACAGTTTAATCAACCTTATCTGGTGTGTGGGCAGCTTCGAAGTCCGGGTTATCAAGATGGTGTTGGCTCGGATGTGCGGATGAGAAATCCCTATCAGGGTGTATTTGTGAAAAATGAGGAATATGCGGCAGAAGGTAAACCTGATGAATATGATTTCTATTTTACGGACCAATATAACCATGCCATTAGAAAGCTTACACCTCAAGGCAGTGTGACGACCTTTGCAGGCAGGGGAAGCTCAAGTATTAATCCAGACCCATACGGTTATGTAGATGGAGACCTGAGGGAGGAAGCGCGTTTTGACAGGCCTTCAGGAATTGCCTATAGTGATGGGGCATTTTACATTGGCGACCAGATGAATCACCGGATCCGAAAAATAGCCCTGGAGGAAATGGATTCGGATGGTGAGGAAGAAGAAATGGACGAATGA
- a CDS encoding glutaminase family protein has protein sequence MRSIKRVFALITLGFGLHFGQDALAQDALRAPAYPLITHNPNFSIWSMGDELNNSSPKHWTTADQGMLGLIKVDGEIYRFLGKEKKQYSSILPTSDEADYQLSYTETQPGNGWFLSDFDDQGWKSGKAPFTDQRKEGGTFWNTDELWLRREFDLDDVSALSKLNLKIRHDDNIMVYLNGEQIYELEGWIHRFSYVAIPKEVQQRLQEEDNVLAVHIKNTAGGRWLDVGLAEEKEIPAVKDIQTAPQKSVSLSATQTKYSFDCGGIGLDVTFTSPLLMDDLDLMARPISYITTATKSTDGNSHEVEVYLGVSSDIAVHQPYQEVAADQYSFGSLDIMKVGTTEQNVLGRKGDDVRIDWGHAYVAVSDHPQAKQWISTAQSALESIANATFRDKKLKGKSLVLNSLVNLGMVGDEKQEQVFLVGYDEETAIQLFGENLLPWWKTAAGGKFESQLVLASEDYPEVMGRCEAFDQQLHSEALKAGGQKYADMCVLAYRQAIAAHTLVEGPRGELLFLSKENNSNGSINTVDVTYPSAPLFLRYNPDLMEGMLNGIFFYSESGRWKKPFPAHDLGTYPIANGQTYGEDMPVEEAGNMLLLTAAIVHQENDAAYAKAHWEVLTLWAEYLRKSGFDPANQLSTDDFAGHLARNANLSVKAILALAAYGKMAGMQGMKEVEEDYITEARGMAKQWMKLAADGDHYSLAFERPGTWSQKYNLVWDEILDLGVFPEEVADKEVAYYLTKQEKYGLPLDSRKTYTKSDWVFWSASLADSHADFEALIDPMWKYANETANRVPISDWHETKDAHVMNFRARSVVGGYFIQLLYLRGAY, from the coding sequence ATGAGAAGTATAAAAAGAGTATTTGCATTGATCACTTTGGGTTTTGGATTACACTTCGGTCAAGATGCCCTGGCGCAGGATGCGCTCAGGGCTCCTGCCTACCCGTTGATCACCCACAATCCTAATTTTAGTATCTGGTCCATGGGCGATGAGCTGAACAATAGCTCTCCCAAGCATTGGACTACTGCAGACCAAGGGATGCTGGGCCTTATAAAAGTGGATGGGGAAATCTACCGCTTTTTGGGAAAGGAGAAAAAACAGTATTCCAGTATTTTGCCCACCAGTGATGAAGCAGATTATCAACTGAGCTATACGGAAACCCAGCCAGGTAATGGTTGGTTTTTGTCGGATTTTGATGATCAAGGCTGGAAGTCAGGAAAAGCTCCCTTTACGGATCAGCGAAAAGAGGGAGGTACCTTTTGGAACACCGATGAGCTCTGGCTGAGGAGGGAGTTTGATCTGGATGACGTGTCGGCATTAAGCAAACTTAACCTGAAAATCCGGCACGATGATAATATTATGGTTTACCTAAATGGAGAGCAGATTTATGAGTTGGAAGGCTGGATCCATCGATTTTCATATGTGGCGATACCCAAAGAGGTACAGCAAAGGCTCCAAGAAGAGGATAATGTCTTGGCTGTACACATAAAAAATACGGCAGGAGGCCGGTGGTTGGATGTAGGCTTGGCAGAGGAGAAAGAAATTCCTGCCGTCAAGGATATTCAGACTGCTCCACAGAAGTCTGTAAGTCTATCTGCTACCCAAACGAAATATTCCTTCGATTGTGGAGGGATCGGTTTGGACGTGACCTTCACTTCCCCACTGCTAATGGACGATCTGGACTTGATGGCCAGGCCTATTTCATATATCACGACCGCTACCAAATCTACCGATGGCAACTCCCATGAAGTGGAGGTTTACCTAGGTGTGTCCAGTGATATTGCCGTCCATCAGCCGTACCAGGAAGTGGCCGCGGATCAGTATTCGTTTGGAAGCCTTGATATCATGAAAGTAGGCACTACCGAGCAGAATGTTTTGGGTCGAAAAGGAGATGATGTCCGCATTGATTGGGGGCATGCCTATGTGGCGGTAAGTGATCATCCCCAAGCCAAACAATGGATCAGTACTGCGCAAAGTGCCTTGGAATCTATTGCCAACGCGACTTTTCGAGACAAAAAACTGAAAGGCAAAAGCTTGGTGCTAAACAGTCTGGTAAACCTTGGTATGGTAGGCGATGAAAAACAGGAACAAGTGTTTTTGGTCGGATACGATGAAGAGACCGCGATACAGCTTTTTGGCGAAAACCTATTGCCATGGTGGAAAACGGCTGCTGGCGGTAAGTTTGAATCCCAGCTGGTACTGGCTTCTGAGGATTACCCAGAAGTGATGGGCCGATGTGAAGCCTTTGACCAACAGCTTCATAGTGAAGCGCTAAAGGCAGGTGGACAAAAGTACGCGGATATGTGCGTATTGGCTTATAGACAAGCGATTGCCGCGCATACATTGGTGGAGGGACCTCGCGGGGAACTGCTCTTCCTGTCAAAAGAAAACAACAGCAATGGTTCCATCAATACTGTGGACGTGACTTATCCCTCTGCTCCGTTGTTTTTACGGTATAATCCCGATTTGATGGAAGGAATGCTCAATGGAATCTTTTTCTATTCGGAAAGTGGACGTTGGAAGAAGCCTTTCCCGGCCCATGACTTGGGGACATACCCGATAGCCAATGGCCAGACCTATGGAGAGGATATGCCCGTGGAGGAAGCAGGTAACATGCTTCTGCTGACAGCGGCCATTGTCCATCAGGAAAATGATGCTGCTTATGCCAAAGCGCATTGGGAAGTATTGACCCTCTGGGCGGAATACTTGCGCAAAAGTGGTTTTGATCCTGCAAATCAGCTATCGACAGATGACTTTGCAGGGCACTTGGCCAGAAATGCCAACCTCTCGGTGAAAGCTATTTTGGCCTTGGCTGCTTATGGGAAAATGGCGGGCATGCAAGGTATGAAGGAGGTCGAAGAAGATTATATCACCGAAGCGCGGGGAATGGCTAAGCAATGGATGAAACTGGCGGCTGATGGAGATCATTATTCATTGGCTTTTGAGCGGCCAGGAACCTGGAGTCAAAAATATAACTTGGTTTGGGATGAGATTCTGGACTTAGGTGTCTTTCCTGAAGAAGTGGCGGACAAGGAAGTCGCTTATTACCTGACCAAGCAAGAAAAATATGGCCTGCCGCTGGATAGCAGAAAAACATATACCAAGTCCGATTGGGTGTTTTGGAGTGCATCATTGGCTGATAGCCATGCCGACTTTGAGGCCTTGATCGACCCGATGTGGAAGTATGCCAATGAAACGGCCAACCGGGTACCCATTAGCGATTGGCATGAAACTAAAGATGCCCATGTGATGAATTTCCGTGCACGGTCTGTAGTGGGCGGCTATTTTATTCAATTGCTCTATTTAAGGGGAGCATATTAA
- a CDS encoding basic secretory protein-like protein — translation MMKQLTLLFLLILTAGSGLQAKTGEEVITKGKYTLTFVNQDPELDEEVKEGLISTFFRVYPKMSKAFNKEATKNVTVTIDTAYNGVAYAHDGKITIASKWLDKKPGDLDVITHEGMHLVQAYPGGSGPGWLTEGIADYVRYAYGVDNDGAGWSLPDFDPKHSYENSYRITARFLLWVTQTYDRHFVKELDKHMRSKTYSENLWKEYTGLTLDELWETYANNPTVKI, via the coding sequence ATGATGAAGCAATTAACCCTACTGTTTTTACTCATCCTGACAGCAGGAAGTGGACTTCAGGCCAAAACAGGAGAAGAAGTAATTACCAAAGGCAAATACACCTTGACTTTTGTGAATCAAGATCCAGAACTGGATGAAGAGGTAAAAGAGGGCTTGATCAGCACATTCTTTAGGGTTTACCCAAAGATGTCAAAGGCCTTCAACAAGGAGGCGACCAAAAATGTGACCGTGACCATCGATACTGCTTATAATGGTGTAGCATATGCCCATGATGGCAAGATCACCATCGCTTCCAAATGGCTCGATAAAAAACCTGGTGACCTGGATGTGATCACCCATGAAGGGATGCATTTGGTGCAGGCATATCCCGGTGGATCAGGGCCAGGCTGGTTAACAGAAGGAATCGCAGATTATGTGCGCTATGCCTATGGAGTGGACAATGATGGAGCAGGCTGGTCATTGCCCGATTTCGATCCGAAACATTCCTATGAGAACAGCTATCGTATCACAGCGCGCTTTTTGCTTTGGGTCACCCAAACGTACGACAGGCACTTTGTCAAAGAATTGGACAAGCATATGCGGAGCAAAACCTATTCGGAAAACCTTTGGAAGGAATATACAGGCTTGACACTGGACGAGCTTTGGGAAACGTATGCGAATAACCCTACCGTAAAAATTTAG
- a CDS encoding glycosyltransferase family 4 protein: protein MRIGFDAKRAFKNFTGLGNYSRFILKSLSDNFPANNYYLFTPVNGHKSEEVAIACKNPNQEIVLPTNMWKLPVMSSAWRSVYQGVKHYDSELEIFHGLSNEIPYIKNKSTKYVVTVHDLLFCRYPELFNPIDVQIYKIKMQRSCRDADQVIAISQQTKKDLINFLGIDEDKIRVVYQGYHENYKKEVSSEEVHRVKAKYNLPDRYLFFVSTIEKRKNVQLILKAMKARQDWSIPLVVVGRATSYINDLKAMVAEYGLQKRVHFLHHVAFDDLPAMYKMAHVFIYPSYFEGFGIPIIEAQSMGTPVITSTGSCFHEAGGEAALYGDPDCPDTLVHHLEKMSQEDVRSEFISKGFQNIKRFDETIISNDLMNIYEEVLESYSAKPILVT from the coding sequence ATGAGAATTGGGTTTGATGCGAAGAGGGCTTTTAAAAACTTTACAGGCTTGGGAAATTATAGCCGTTTTATCCTGAAATCCCTCAGTGATAATTTTCCTGCAAACAATTACTACCTCTTTACCCCCGTCAATGGGCATAAAAGTGAAGAAGTGGCGATAGCCTGCAAAAACCCTAATCAGGAAATTGTACTGCCTACGAATATGTGGAAGCTTCCCGTGATGTCAAGTGCTTGGAGGAGTGTTTATCAAGGGGTAAAACATTATGATAGTGAATTGGAGATCTTTCACGGCCTGAGCAATGAAATTCCCTATATCAAAAATAAATCTACCAAATATGTGGTGACGGTACATGATCTGTTGTTTTGTCGGTATCCAGAACTTTTCAATCCCATCGATGTACAGATATATAAAATTAAAATGCAGCGATCATGCAGGGATGCCGATCAGGTTATTGCCATTAGCCAGCAGACCAAAAAAGATCTTATCAATTTTTTAGGGATAGATGAGGACAAGATCAGAGTGGTGTACCAAGGGTATCACGAAAATTATAAAAAGGAAGTCTCCTCGGAAGAGGTTCATCGTGTCAAAGCAAAGTATAATCTTCCGGACCGGTACTTGTTCTTTGTGAGCACCATCGAAAAAAGAAAAAATGTACAGTTGATCCTAAAGGCCATGAAAGCCCGGCAAGACTGGAGCATTCCCCTGGTGGTAGTGGGAAGGGCGACGTCCTATATCAATGATTTGAAAGCGATGGTAGCAGAATATGGACTTCAGAAAAGGGTGCATTTTCTTCATCATGTGGCTTTTGATGATCTTCCTGCGATGTACAAAATGGCCCATGTTTTTATTTATCCGTCTTATTTTGAGGGTTTTGGCATTCCGATTATCGAGGCGCAGAGTATGGGGACACCAGTGATCACTTCTACCGGTTCTTGTTTTCATGAAGCGGGAGGGGAAGCAGCACTTTATGGAGATCCCGATTGTCCCGATACATTGGTCCATCACCTCGAAAAAATGTCCCAAGAGGATGTCAGGTCTGAGTTTATCTCCAAAGGATTTCAAAATATCAAGCGATTTGATGAAACGATCATTTCCAACGACCTGATGAATATCTATGAAGAAGTGTTGGAGTCATACTCTGCCAAACCGATTTTGGTCACTTAA
- a CDS encoding WecB/TagA/CpsF family glycosyltransferase has protein sequence MKKFNKVDILGVQVADVSFEDTIDYIVDAVKNKEKTSIFTPNINLLIAAHKDKQYKDVLNTSGLLVPDGKPLVWTSKWLNQPLTEKVSGSSLFFKLCEVSAQKNMRVFLLGAAPGVGDIAKQKLEKQYPGLTISGTYSPPFGFENDPDELDKIVKLLQKSASDVLVVGLGAPKQERFISKYLKAYDIPVSLGLGSSIDYAAGVQKMAPEWIKKTGFGWLYRLLDQPARLGKRYFSEGPLYFMLIAKQIAGNKKAKAVRMN, from the coding sequence ATGAAAAAGTTTAACAAAGTCGATATCCTTGGAGTCCAAGTGGCCGACGTTTCATTCGAAGATACCATTGACTACATTGTAGATGCGGTCAAAAACAAAGAAAAAACTTCCATCTTCACGCCAAACATCAACCTGTTGATCGCGGCACACAAAGACAAACAGTACAAAGATGTGCTCAATACCTCAGGTCTGCTTGTACCCGATGGCAAACCTCTGGTCTGGACATCCAAATGGTTGAACCAGCCCCTTACAGAAAAAGTAAGTGGCTCATCCCTTTTCTTCAAGTTGTGTGAAGTGTCCGCACAGAAAAACATGCGGGTATTTCTCCTCGGTGCGGCACCTGGTGTGGGAGATATTGCCAAGCAAAAACTAGAAAAACAATATCCTGGCCTGACCATTAGCGGGACCTATAGTCCACCTTTTGGATTCGAAAATGATCCTGATGAACTGGATAAAATCGTAAAACTATTGCAAAAAAGCGCTTCGGATGTACTCGTCGTTGGACTGGGAGCCCCAAAACAAGAGCGTTTTATCAGCAAGTATCTAAAGGCCTATGACATCCCTGTCAGCCTTGGTTTGGGCTCGTCCATTGATTATGCGGCAGGGGTACAGAAAATGGCTCCTGAGTGGATCAAGAAGACTGGGTTTGGCTGGCTTTACCGCCTCTTGGACCAACCTGCAAGATTGGGAAAAAGATACTTCTCCGAAGGCCCACTGTATTTTATGCTTATCGCAAAGCAAATTGCCGGGAACAAAAAGGCCAAAGCGGTAAGGATGAATTAG
- a CDS encoding glycosyltransferase: MKIVVIAGLKPSQVIYKLKPLAKVDMVDEIFLIRKENGPQFDKLKYIILPKLLRIRPFYLMLSPFFMFSKIRKIKPDLILSYNFKPHGFFAYILSKVTSTPFIFSEIDNLTQDYMKIWPVGNVISNAMHEAKHLNVPGNNTKNYWLDQGIPAEKISILHSTINTKEDFLPSPRTPKEFDFIYIGVLEERKNVNLIIEALGMLKQKGLKPRFLVVGKGPMMEPLQAQVKQLELEDQVHFAGHSPHVVKFIHQSRFFILTSKVEGIPCAMMESMACGLPALGTDVADIADIVNHETGFLIDKPDSTLISEAIEKAMTLTDEEYHKLSQSARDLIVNYHSHEYATLSWNNLLKTSIKEPIYEKV; encoded by the coding sequence ATGAAAATTGTTGTCATAGCAGGCCTGAAGCCCAGTCAAGTGATTTATAAATTAAAGCCATTGGCCAAGGTGGACATGGTGGATGAGATATTTTTGATCAGAAAGGAAAATGGGCCTCAATTTGATAAGTTAAAGTATATCATCTTACCAAAACTATTGAGGATCAGGCCATTTTACCTGATGCTCTCACCATTTTTTATGTTTTCAAAAATACGGAAGATCAAGCCTGACCTTATCCTTAGCTACAATTTCAAGCCGCACGGTTTCTTTGCTTACATCTTATCAAAAGTCACCTCTACACCATTTATTTTCAGCGAGATCGATAACCTTACACAGGATTATATGAAAATCTGGCCTGTAGGCAACGTCATCTCCAACGCCATGCATGAGGCCAAGCACCTTAATGTGCCTGGCAACAACACCAAAAACTATTGGCTTGATCAGGGTATTCCTGCAGAAAAAATTTCCATTTTGCACAGTACGATCAATACGAAAGAGGACTTTCTCCCCTCACCCCGGACACCCAAGGAATTTGACTTTATCTATATCGGTGTGCTCGAAGAAAGAAAGAACGTCAACTTGATCATTGAGGCACTTGGGATGTTGAAGCAGAAAGGATTAAAACCACGCTTCCTCGTGGTGGGTAAAGGCCCCATGATGGAACCCCTCCAAGCGCAAGTAAAACAACTGGAGCTGGAAGACCAAGTTCACTTTGCGGGACATAGTCCCCATGTTGTGAAGTTTATCCATCAGTCAAGATTCTTTATCCTTACTTCTAAGGTAGAAGGCATCCCTTGTGCCATGATGGAATCCATGGCTTGCGGACTGCCGGCACTCGGCACGGATGTTGCAGATATTGCTGATATAGTAAACCACGAAACAGGTTTCTTGATCGATAAGCCTGATTCTACCCTTATCAGTGAAGCCATCGAAAAGGCGATGACTCTCACTGATGAAGAATACCACAAACTGTCCCAATCTGCTAGGGACCTGATTGTAAACTACCACTCTCATGAATACGCTACTCTCTCCTGGAACAATTTGTTGAAAACGTCCATCAAAGAGCCTATTTATGAAAAAGTTTAA